Proteins from a genomic interval of Salinivibrio kushneri:
- a CDS encoding aminotransferase-like domain-containing protein yields the protein MRYRDIASWIETQIQQRVWQVGDRIPSVREMSRLQHVSPMTVMRAYEQLEADGWVEARPRSGFFVRPHYNKLAVDALARPQAQSQWLDTHQDVFDVISASHKGAYYPFGSAFPDPQLFPMQALGRAMARVLRQSSHPDHFTILPPGDSGLRRLIAQRYLRQGIKVSIDEIIITNGAIEALSLSLAAVTEPGDKVIIEAPAFYGVLQTLERLQLEAVPVTVDPETGVDIHALEHALASHSISACWLMSNFHNPTGASIPAPRRPDVVNLLATYQVPLIEDDVYGELFFAEARPMPLKAYDTQGGVLHCGSFSKQLAPGFRVGWIAAGCYAMQIEKRQSVSSLAVGAPNQLAIADYLKQGGYDSHLRRLRETLFARQALIRAELKALLPASTRISQPKGGYFLWVELDKRVDTHVLFQALRPYGVTIAPGALFASDGRFNHCFRLNVSVVGRQNTGALNNPQSLEGLKQIATSLSALSVQSTVTAEY from the coding sequence ATGCGTTATCGAGACATTGCCAGCTGGATAGAAACACAAATTCAGCAGCGTGTTTGGCAAGTCGGTGATCGGATCCCTTCGGTGAGGGAGATGAGTCGGCTTCAACATGTCAGCCCAATGACGGTAATGAGAGCTTATGAGCAATTAGAAGCCGATGGGTGGGTTGAGGCGCGCCCGCGCTCTGGCTTTTTTGTCCGCCCTCATTATAACAAGCTCGCGGTAGATGCATTGGCGCGGCCACAAGCGCAATCTCAATGGCTTGACACCCATCAAGATGTGTTTGATGTGATCAGTGCTAGCCATAAAGGCGCGTATTATCCATTTGGCTCCGCTTTTCCTGATCCTCAACTATTTCCTATGCAAGCGCTTGGCCGTGCGATGGCGCGCGTGCTGCGTCAATCCTCTCATCCCGATCACTTTACCATTTTACCGCCGGGCGATAGTGGTTTACGTCGACTGATTGCACAGCGCTATCTTCGTCAGGGAATTAAAGTCAGTATTGATGAAATCATTATTACTAATGGGGCGATAGAGGCATTGAGTCTGTCTTTGGCGGCAGTGACCGAGCCAGGCGACAAAGTGATTATTGAAGCCCCCGCCTTCTACGGGGTGTTGCAGACACTCGAACGTTTACAGCTTGAAGCCGTTCCCGTCACGGTTGACCCTGAAACAGGGGTCGATATCCATGCACTGGAACATGCGCTTGCGTCTCACTCGATCAGTGCGTGTTGGTTGATGAGCAACTTCCATAACCCCACCGGTGCATCGATACCTGCTCCACGTAGGCCTGATGTCGTCAACTTATTGGCGACGTATCAAGTACCGTTAATAGAAGATGACGTCTATGGGGAGCTTTTCTTCGCCGAAGCCAGACCGATGCCGCTTAAAGCGTATGATACACAGGGCGGCGTACTGCACTGTGGCTCGTTTTCGAAACAGCTGGCCCCCGGATTCCGTGTTGGTTGGATAGCGGCAGGGTGTTATGCGATGCAAATAGAGAAGCGTCAGTCTGTCTCGAGCTTGGCTGTGGGCGCGCCCAACCAGTTGGCGATTGCCGATTATTTAAAGCAAGGTGGTTATGATTCGCATCTACGGCGATTGCGCGAAACCTTGTTTGCCCGTCAAGCGTTGATTCGAGCAGAACTTAAGGCATTACTACCGGCCTCTACACGGATTAGTCAGCCTAAAGGGGGTTACTTTTTATGGGTTGAGCTCGATAAGCGCGTCGATACGCATGTACTTTTTCAAGCTTTGAGGCCATATGGCGTGACTATCGCACCGGGGGCACTGTTTGCCAGTGACGGACGCTTCAATCACTGCTTTCGACTCAATGTGTCGGTTGTGGGTAGGCAAAACACAGGGGCGCTAAATAATCCTCAAAGCTTGGAGGGGCTCAAACAGATTGCGACGTCGCTCTCAGCTTTATCTGTGCAATCAACTGTCACAGCTGAATACTGA
- a CDS encoding RDD family protein, with the protein MQTSSIACPTAGFFRRLAAWLYDLLVVAALLMLAGGGMMAVLALAQVLGMSIAPYQDISDFLTHHPIVNPLYTAYLACVIGGFYGYFWCKAGQTLGMRAWRLKLQNTDGSNIRPTQAVIRLATACFGLGNLVVIFDINNRAFQDHFAECDMIVLPKPVKNKKN; encoded by the coding sequence ATGCAAACTTCTTCTATCGCTTGCCCAACCGCAGGCTTTTTTCGGCGTTTAGCCGCTTGGCTTTATGATCTCCTCGTCGTGGCAGCTTTGCTCATGCTCGCGGGAGGGGGAATGATGGCAGTACTCGCACTGGCACAGGTGCTAGGCATGTCGATTGCGCCTTACCAAGACATCAGTGACTTCTTAACCCATCATCCAATTGTCAATCCGCTTTATACCGCGTATCTGGCCTGTGTCATCGGTGGTTTTTATGGCTACTTTTGGTGCAAGGCCGGACAGACGCTGGGTATGCGCGCGTGGCGACTCAAGCTACAGAACACCGATGGCAGCAATATCCGCCCCACCCAAGCGGTAATTCGTTTGGCCACTGCCTGCTTTGGTCTCGGTAATCTGGTTGTCATCTTTGATATTAATAACCGCGCATTTCAAGACCACTTCGCCGAATGCGACATGATTGTGCTCCCCAAGCCGGTTAAGAACAAAAAAAACTAA
- a CDS encoding YfcC family protein yields the protein MSTHSVPQKKGWLSNLKFPSAYTILFILIAVVAALSWVVPAGQYDRTLNEELGQQVPISGTYQQVESNPQGIVDVLLAPIDGFYNHQTYEAAAIDVSLFILIIGGFLGLVTKTGAIDAGIERVTKRLEGREEWMIPILMGLFAAGGTIYGMAEESLPFYTLLVPVMMAARFDPVVAAATVLLGAGIGTLGSTINPFATVIAANAAGIPFTDGILLRLAILVIGWFICVAYVMRYARKVRADQSHSIVYDQYESNKKHFLGEHDDNQSLDFTATRKVILTIFAGAFAVMIYGVSSLGWWMAEISAVFLGAAIIIGLIARMSEEEITTSFIDGARDLLGVALIIGIARGIVVIMDKGMITDTILNSAESLVSGLSSFVFINVMYWLEVLLSFLVPSSSGLAVLTMPIMAPLADFANVGRELVVTAYQSASGIVNLVTPTSGVVMGGLAIARVPYAKWIKWVAPLLGILTIMIMAMLSLGVML from the coding sequence ATGAGTACTCACAGTGTTCCCCAAAAAAAAGGCTGGCTCTCGAACTTAAAGTTCCCGTCTGCCTATACCATTCTATTCATTCTTATCGCCGTCGTCGCCGCCCTAAGTTGGGTGGTGCCCGCCGGGCAATACGACCGCACTCTTAACGAAGAACTGGGTCAACAAGTGCCAATATCAGGTACTTATCAGCAAGTTGAAAGTAATCCGCAAGGTATCGTTGATGTCCTTTTGGCCCCCATTGATGGCTTTTATAACCACCAAACGTATGAAGCCGCCGCCATTGATGTCTCGCTGTTCATTCTGATCATTGGTGGCTTTTTAGGGCTGGTCACCAAAACCGGTGCCATTGATGCGGGGATTGAACGCGTCACTAAACGCCTAGAGGGACGCGAAGAGTGGATGATCCCCATTTTGATGGGCTTATTTGCCGCCGGGGGCACAATTTATGGTATGGCGGAAGAGTCATTGCCTTTTTATACGCTACTCGTGCCTGTGATGATGGCCGCGCGTTTTGATCCTGTGGTGGCAGCGGCAACGGTACTGCTTGGGGCAGGGATAGGTACGTTAGGCTCAACCATTAATCCCTTTGCGACCGTCATTGCCGCCAATGCAGCAGGGATCCCTTTTACTGATGGTATTCTGCTTCGCCTTGCCATCCTCGTCATTGGCTGGTTTATCTGCGTCGCTTATGTCATGCGCTATGCACGTAAAGTGCGGGCTGACCAAAGCCATTCCATTGTTTATGACCAGTATGAAAGTAATAAAAAACATTTCCTTGGCGAGCACGATGATAATCAAAGCTTAGACTTCACCGCCACACGTAAGGTCATCCTTACCATTTTTGCCGGTGCATTCGCGGTCATGATTTATGGCGTCTCCTCGCTCGGGTGGTGGATGGCAGAGATCTCCGCCGTCTTCCTGGGGGCTGCGATCATCATTGGCCTGATTGCACGCATGAGCGAAGAAGAAATCACCACCAGCTTTATTGATGGGGCAAGAGATCTGCTCGGTGTGGCGCTGATCATCGGCATTGCCCGTGGGATCGTGGTGATTATGGATAAAGGCATGATTACCGACACCATCCTTAACAGTGCCGAGAGCTTAGTCAGCGGTTTATCTTCTTTCGTCTTTATTAACGTGATGTATTGGCTGGAAGTATTACTGTCATTCTTGGTGCCTTCCTCATCTGGCTTGGCAGTGCTCACCATGCCAATTATGGCGCCATTGGCCGACTTTGCGAACGTCGGGCGTGAATTGGTGGTAACCGCCTATCAATCGGCTTCGGGGATCGTCAATCTCGTTACACCTACCTCCGGCGTAGTCATGGGGGGTTTGGCCATTGCCCGCGTGCCTTATGCGAAATGGATAAAATGGGTCGCCCCCTTGCTTGGCATTCTTACCATTATGATCATGGCCATGCTTAGCCTTGGCGTCATGTTATAA
- the arcA gene encoding arginine deiminase gives MNNFYVGSEIGQLRTVMLHRPERALTHLTPSNCHDLLFDDVLSVERAGEEHDKFAQTLRDQGVEVLLLQTLLAETLDVPEAKAWLMNLKISDYTFGPSFANDIRCYLNDLPHHELASMFLGGLAYSELPIASTSMLQAMHAPSDFIIDPLPNHLFTRDTSCWLYGGVSINPMAKPARKRETNHLRAIYKWHPRFSNGDFITYFGGENIDYDNATIEGGDVTVLGKGVVLIGMSERTTPQGVENLASSLFKHGQAKQVIAMELPKHRSCMHLDTVMTHMREDTFSVYPEVIRKDIQCWSLTGDRSGHLNVREEDYFLTAIEKALDVGPLNLITTGGDSFEAEREQWNDANNVLTVRPGVVVGYERNTYTNEKYDKAGITVLSIPGDELGRGRGGARCMSCPIHRDGI, from the coding sequence ATGAACAACTTCTATGTCGGCTCTGAAATTGGTCAATTACGCACCGTGATGTTGCACCGCCCCGAGCGTGCTTTAACCCACCTGACCCCCTCAAACTGTCATGATTTACTTTTCGACGATGTTCTGTCAGTGGAACGGGCGGGGGAAGAGCATGATAAATTCGCTCAAACGCTACGTGATCAGGGCGTTGAGGTGTTATTGCTGCAAACCCTACTGGCCGAAACCCTGGATGTCCCCGAAGCCAAAGCCTGGTTGATGAACCTTAAGATCTCGGACTATACTTTTGGCCCGTCATTTGCGAACGATATTCGCTGCTACCTCAATGATCTCCCCCACCACGAACTCGCATCCATGTTCCTAGGGGGGCTAGCGTACTCCGAGCTACCGATTGCCTCGACCTCGATGTTACAAGCGATGCACGCCCCATCCGACTTTATCATTGACCCCTTGCCTAACCACTTATTCACACGTGACACCTCGTGCTGGTTATATGGTGGTGTGTCGATTAACCCCATGGCCAAGCCGGCACGTAAGCGTGAAACGAACCACTTGCGTGCCATCTACAAATGGCACCCTCGCTTTTCGAACGGCGACTTTATTACCTACTTCGGTGGCGAGAACATTGATTATGACAATGCCACCATTGAAGGCGGCGATGTCACTGTCTTAGGGAAAGGCGTGGTATTGATTGGCATGTCTGAACGCACTACGCCACAAGGGGTGGAAAATCTCGCATCCAGCCTGTTCAAACACGGCCAAGCCAAGCAAGTGATTGCCATGGAGCTGCCAAAACATCGCTCCTGCATGCATCTGGATACCGTGATGACTCACATGCGTGAAGACACCTTCTCGGTGTACCCCGAAGTGATTCGCAAAGACATCCAATGTTGGAGTCTGACCGGTGACCGTAGCGGCCACCTCAATGTGCGCGAAGAAGACTACTTCCTCACCGCCATCGAAAAAGCCCTCGATGTCGGCCCACTGAACCTGATCACCACGGGCGGCGATAGCTTTGAAGCGGAACGTGAACAGTGGAATGACGCCAACAACGTCTTGACCGTTCGCCCAGGTGTGGTCGTCGGCTACGAGCGCAACACTTATACCAACGAGAAATACGACAAAGCCGGGATCACTGTTCTCTCCATCCCGGGTGATGAGCTGGGTCGCGGCCGCGGCGGCGCACGCTGCATGAGCTGCCCGATTCATCGTGATGGTATTTAA
- the arcC gene encoding carbamate kinase — protein sequence MNKPTVVVALGGNALLRRGEPLEADIQRANIAKAAKTIAAIGEQYNVVLVHGNGPQVGLLALQGLEYKSVTPYPLDVLGSETQGMIGYMLMQELHNLAPEQHVSCMLTQMTVDPKDPAFANPTKPIGPVYDQQEANQLADKYGWDIKPDGQYFRRVVPSPQPTGIIEDDAIASLIKQGHLVICTGGGGIPVIQEEGQLKGIEAVIDKDMSAAFLARQINADALLILTDAEAVYLNYGEPNQRALADTTPDALSQYTFDAGSMGPKIDASCEFIRQGGKLVGIGALEDGLAILAGQAGTRIRPHSVNNNNISHGQPAPAQA from the coding sequence ATGAATAAACCCACTGTCGTCGTTGCATTAGGTGGCAACGCCCTCCTGCGTCGAGGCGAGCCTTTAGAAGCCGACATTCAACGCGCCAACATTGCCAAAGCGGCGAAAACCATCGCGGCAATTGGTGAGCAATACAATGTAGTGCTTGTCCACGGTAATGGCCCCCAAGTTGGCTTACTGGCCCTGCAGGGGCTCGAATACAAATCCGTTACTCCTTACCCTTTAGATGTACTTGGCTCTGAAACCCAGGGCATGATTGGCTATATGCTGATGCAAGAGCTACATAACTTAGCACCAGAGCAACACGTATCTTGCATGCTCACGCAAATGACGGTGGATCCCAAGGATCCGGCATTCGCCAATCCCACCAAACCAATTGGCCCTGTGTATGACCAACAAGAGGCGAATCAGCTTGCTGACAAGTATGGCTGGGATATTAAACCGGATGGCCAATATTTCCGCCGGGTGGTACCTAGCCCACAACCCACTGGCATTATTGAGGATGATGCCATTGCCAGTTTGATCAAACAGGGGCATTTAGTGATTTGTACCGGCGGTGGCGGTATCCCAGTCATTCAAGAGGAGGGGCAACTCAAAGGTATTGAAGCGGTCATTGATAAAGATATGTCTGCTGCGTTTCTCGCCCGTCAAATCAATGCCGATGCGCTGCTTATTTTGACCGATGCCGAAGCGGTTTACCTAAATTATGGTGAGCCCAATCAACGCGCACTTGCCGACACAACGCCCGATGCTCTCAGCCAATATACCTTCGATGCGGGCTCTATGGGGCCAAAAATCGATGCCTCCTGCGAGTTTATTCGCCAAGGCGGCAAGCTAGTAGGGATTGGTGCCCTCGAAGATGGCCTTGCGATTTTGGCAGGCCAAGCCGGCACACGTATTCGTCCACACTCAGTCAATAACAACAATATTTCTCACGGCCAACCTGCGCCTGCACAAGCCTGA
- the argF gene encoding ornithine carbamoyltransferase: MAFNLRNRNFLKLLDFTPREIQHFIDMAIELKKAKYNGYETPRLKGKNIALIFEKSSTRTRCAFETAVFDQGGQVSYIGPTGSQIGHKESMKDTARVLGRMYDGIEYRGFGQDIVEELGEFAGVPVWNGLTTEFHPTQILADLMTMLEHGRGKQLHEMRFAYLGDARNNMGNSLMVGAAKMGMDIRLVAPKAFWPEEDLVAQCREIAEQTGARITLTEDVQEGVKDCDFLYTDVWVSMGESKEAWDERVAMMKPYQVNKDVVKATGNPHVKFMHCLPAFHNNETTVGAEIEEKYGLKGLEVTEDVFESDCSIVFDEAENRLHTIKAVMVATLGD; the protein is encoded by the coding sequence ATGGCTTTTAACCTACGCAACCGTAACTTCTTAAAACTGCTGGACTTCACACCTCGTGAGATCCAACACTTTATCGACATGGCGATTGAACTCAAAAAAGCCAAATACAACGGTTATGAAACACCGCGTCTGAAAGGTAAGAACATTGCTCTGATCTTTGAAAAGTCGTCAACACGCACCCGTTGTGCCTTTGAAACCGCTGTGTTTGATCAAGGCGGCCAGGTGAGCTACATCGGCCCAACAGGCTCACAAATTGGCCATAAAGAATCGATGAAGGACACCGCTCGCGTATTGGGGCGGATGTATGACGGCATTGAGTACCGTGGCTTTGGCCAGGATATTGTCGAAGAGCTGGGTGAGTTCGCAGGGGTACCTGTCTGGAATGGGTTAACCACCGAGTTTCATCCTACGCAAATTTTGGCTGACTTAATGACCATGCTCGAACATGGCCGCGGCAAGCAGTTACACGAAATGCGCTTTGCATACCTCGGCGATGCCCGAAACAATATGGGGAACTCCCTGATGGTCGGTGCCGCGAAAATGGGAATGGATATTCGCTTAGTGGCTCCGAAAGCATTCTGGCCGGAAGAAGATCTCGTCGCACAATGCCGCGAAATCGCAGAGCAAACCGGCGCACGCATTACGCTCACCGAAGACGTACAAGAAGGCGTGAAAGATTGTGACTTCTTGTACACCGATGTCTGGGTGTCGATGGGAGAGTCTAAAGAAGCGTGGGACGAGCGCGTCGCGATGATGAAACCCTATCAAGTTAATAAGGATGTGGTGAAAGCCACGGGGAACCCGCACGTGAAATTCATGCACTGTCTCCCTGCCTTCCATAATAACGAGACCACAGTAGGGGCAGAAATCGAAGAAAAGTATGGGTTAAAAGGCCTAGAAGTCACCGAAGATGTGTTTGAGTCAGACTGCTCGATTGTGTTTGACGAAGCAGAAAACCGCCTCCACACCATCAAAGCGGTGATGGTTGCCACCCTTGGCGATTAA
- a CDS encoding arginine repressor — protein MVNDAILSVETATPEDDILSACRHLLQTQSFTTQDAVRQQLVQLGYLDVSQSTVSRLLSKLGVAKVPNAHGQKVYALSGEMEPVYAVSSVGSQIDDITCSQAMVVVKTHPGGAQLIARLLDLHRHPLILGTVGGNDTVLVAPRQLNELAACEQVVRDRLAPE, from the coding sequence GTGGTTAATGATGCAATTCTATCGGTAGAAACCGCCACACCGGAGGACGATATCCTCTCTGCGTGTCGACACCTGCTGCAAACGCAAAGCTTTACCACCCAAGACGCCGTGCGCCAGCAATTGGTTCAACTTGGCTATCTTGATGTCAGCCAGTCCACCGTTTCACGCCTACTATCCAAGCTCGGCGTCGCCAAAGTGCCCAATGCACATGGGCAAAAGGTTTACGCGCTCAGTGGAGAGATGGAGCCTGTCTACGCGGTATCTTCTGTCGGCTCGCAAATCGATGACATCACCTGTAGCCAAGCCATGGTGGTCGTGAAAACGCATCCAGGCGGCGCACAGTTGATCGCTCGCTTACTCGACTTGCACCGACATCCTTTGATCTTAGGAACGGTTGGCGGGAACGACACTGTCCTGGTGGCCCCCCGCCAGCTCAATGAGCTTGCTGCCTGCGAACAAGTGGTTCGAGACCGCCTCGCCCCTGAGTAA
- a CDS encoding RidA family protein: MTQVLQTEQAPEAIGPYSQGVDLGNMVLTSGQIPVNPVTGQISPEITAQTRQSLDNVKAVVEAAGLKVNDIVKLTVFVKNMEDFADVNKVYGAFFDEHGVESYPARSCVEVARLPKDVDIEIEAIAVRQA; the protein is encoded by the coding sequence ATGACCCAAGTACTGCAAACCGAGCAGGCACCAGAAGCTATTGGTCCGTATTCGCAAGGCGTTGACCTTGGCAACATGGTGCTGACCTCAGGTCAAATTCCCGTCAACCCAGTGACTGGCCAGATCTCGCCTGAAATCACCGCACAAACCCGTCAGTCTCTCGACAACGTGAAAGCAGTGGTTGAAGCTGCTGGGCTTAAAGTGAATGATATTGTTAAGCTCACTGTGTTTGTCAAAAACATGGAAGACTTTGCCGATGTCAACAAAGTGTATGGTGCGTTCTTCGATGAGCACGGTGTGGAAAGCTATCCTGCTCGTTCATGCGTTGAAGTCGCACGCCTGCCCAAGGATGTTGATATCGAAATTGAAGCGATTGCGGTGCGCCAAGCCTAA
- the idi gene encoding isopentenyl-diphosphate Delta-isomerase yields the protein MTSTQRHHVVLVSPSGEPQGIAEKLEAHQQGWLHLAFSVMLFRCNEQGEREYLLQRRALDKYHSGGLWTNTCCSHPKQDEPVAAAAKRRLYEELGIARPLDFTLGSCFEYRAELDNGLIEHEWDQVIACEVSHVDMIPNPDEVADCRWWSEGEVKQAMVDAPERFTAWFADVLSRIDVMARC from the coding sequence ATGACTTCAACCCAGCGCCACCATGTGGTTTTGGTCTCACCGAGCGGTGAACCTCAAGGGATCGCTGAAAAGTTGGAGGCCCATCAGCAAGGATGGCTGCACCTGGCCTTCTCAGTGATGTTGTTTCGTTGCAACGAACAGGGTGAGCGTGAGTACTTGCTGCAGCGTCGCGCGTTGGACAAGTATCACAGTGGCGGGCTGTGGACCAATACGTGCTGCTCGCACCCCAAACAAGATGAGCCGGTTGCAGCGGCGGCGAAACGGCGTTTATACGAAGAGCTAGGCATTGCGCGCCCGCTTGATTTTACCCTAGGCTCTTGTTTTGAATACCGTGCCGAGTTGGATAACGGGTTGATAGAGCATGAATGGGACCAAGTCATCGCCTGTGAAGTCAGCCATGTCGACATGATCCCTAACCCAGATGAAGTAGCAGACTGCCGCTGGTGGTCTGAAGGGGAAGTCAAGCAGGCGATGGTGGATGCTCCCGAGCGCTTCACCGCTTGGTTTGCTGACGTTTTATCACGTATCGATGTGATGGCGCGCTGTTGA
- a CDS encoding 1-acylglycerol-3-phosphate O-acyltransferase, producing MIFVVRLLALLIVAVLLFVFGGLYCLLSPRNPRNCYHISKWFGRLSVLFGIRLELRFAEGAPREPGASVCIANHQSNWDMVTLSNALMPGAVTVGKKSLLWIPIFGQLYWLTGNVLIDRANRSKAMGTIAQVTEKIRAKQLSVWLFPEGTRSRGRGLLPFKTGAFHAAIGANVPLIPIVCSSTHHLKANRWNNGHVIVEVMAPISSTGYDKDNVRDLAKHCHQVMKNKLEQLDAEVAERNQGVR from the coding sequence ATGATTTTTGTCGTGCGACTGCTGGCTTTATTGATTGTCGCTGTTTTACTGTTTGTTTTTGGTGGGTTGTATTGCTTGTTAAGCCCTCGCAATCCTCGTAATTGCTACCATATCAGTAAGTGGTTTGGACGCCTCTCTGTTTTGTTCGGGATTCGCCTTGAACTGCGCTTCGCGGAAGGGGCCCCGCGTGAGCCTGGCGCTAGCGTGTGTATTGCCAACCACCAAAGTAATTGGGATATGGTGACCTTATCGAATGCGTTGATGCCTGGCGCGGTCACCGTGGGGAAGAAAAGCCTGTTATGGATCCCCATTTTTGGCCAGCTGTATTGGCTCACGGGCAACGTGTTGATTGATCGTGCCAATCGCAGTAAAGCCATGGGCACCATTGCACAGGTGACAGAGAAAATCCGAGCCAAACAATTGAGCGTATGGTTATTTCCTGAAGGGACACGCTCACGTGGACGTGGTTTGTTACCTTTCAAAACCGGCGCATTTCATGCTGCTATTGGCGCGAACGTCCCCTTGATTCCAATCGTATGTAGCTCGACACATCACCTAAAAGCGAACCGTTGGAACAACGGCCATGTGATTGTTGAAGTGATGGCGCCGATTTCGTCAACGGGCTACGATAAAGACAATGTCCGTGACCTCGCTAAGCATTGCCATCAGGTGATGAAAAACAAGCTCGAACAGCTTGATGCAGAAGTGGCGGAGCGCAACCAAGGCGTTCGCTAA